From one Luteolibacter sp. SL250 genomic stretch:
- a CDS encoding DUF1080 domain-containing protein, whose protein sequence is MLKKLLLLACLVLPLTAAEEGFTPLTNGKDLTGWKIVGGTGEYKVEGDQIIGTGENVKANTFLITEKTYKNFDLRFDMKFDSIAGNSGIMIRGLQKPGENGRVYGYQCEHDNGKTRSWTAGLFDEARRGWLFPYRKGDGKNDTPEAKAAQKAFTEQGQKLFKWDDWNSIRVLAEGNHLQIWLNGELRVDYKDEAPEFTPEGFFGLQVHSGKATNVRWRNLRVKEL, encoded by the coding sequence ATGCTGAAGAAACTCCTGCTCCTCGCCTGCCTCGTTCTGCCTCTCACCGCAGCGGAAGAAGGATTCACCCCGTTGACCAACGGCAAGGATCTGACCGGCTGGAAAATCGTCGGCGGAACGGGCGAATACAAGGTGGAGGGCGACCAGATCATCGGCACCGGTGAGAACGTGAAAGCGAACACCTTCCTCATCACGGAAAAAACCTACAAGAACTTCGACCTCCGCTTTGACATGAAGTTCGACAGCATCGCCGGCAACTCCGGGATCATGATCCGCGGGCTGCAGAAACCGGGCGAAAACGGAAGGGTCTACGGCTACCAGTGCGAGCATGACAACGGCAAGACCCGCTCCTGGACCGCCGGCCTCTTCGATGAAGCCCGCCGCGGCTGGCTGTTCCCCTACCGCAAGGGCGACGGCAAGAACGATACCCCGGAGGCAAAGGCCGCCCAGAAAGCTTTCACCGAACAGGGGCAGAAGCTTTTCAAGTGGGATGACTGGAACAGCATCCGCGTGCTCGCGGAAGGCAACCATCTCCAGATCTGGCTCAACGGCGAACTCCGGGTGGACTACAAGGACGAGGCTCCGGAATTCACCCCGGAAGGCTTCTTCGGCCTGCAGGTCCACTCTGGTAAGGCGACCAATGTCCGTTGGAGGAACCTCCGCGTAAAGGAACTATAA
- a CDS encoding 8-amino-7-oxononanoate synthase has protein sequence MLQPEDVLRELEADGLLRGLRPLDSAAGASVNRSGRELWNFASNDYLGLSGHERIKDTFCEGIGRFGAGSTASRLVCGTQPPHLLLEETLAEKKRTEAALTFSSGYATALGTIPVIAGKDDFIILDKLSHASLVDASRLSGATLRVFPHNDMGKLSRLLSSIRAKSPHATILVVTESVFSMDGDLCPLREIVDLTEAHGALLFLDEAHAIGVLGNHGMGLADELDLQERIAFQMGTLSKAVGLSGGYVAASRAWIDLFINRARSFIFSTAPPPAVAHAATASLELIDSPEGAALRERLFSNIRFLKDHPSPVIPHIFGGNHETLDAAASLESSGFLVPAIRFPTVPRGTARLRVSISASHPPAAVTALAAAISALANPATRS, from the coding sequence ATGCTCCAGCCCGAAGATGTCCTCCGCGAGCTTGAGGCCGATGGACTCCTCCGCGGCCTGCGCCCGCTGGATTCGGCAGCCGGAGCATCCGTGAACAGAAGCGGGCGGGAGTTGTGGAACTTCGCCTCCAACGATTATCTTGGACTCTCAGGGCACGAACGGATCAAAGACACCTTTTGTGAGGGCATTGGCAGATTCGGCGCAGGCTCGACCGCATCCAGGTTGGTCTGCGGCACCCAGCCCCCGCATCTGTTGTTGGAGGAAACCCTGGCGGAGAAAAAACGGACGGAGGCGGCGCTGACCTTTTCCTCCGGCTATGCGACCGCGCTCGGGACCATCCCGGTCATCGCCGGTAAAGATGATTTCATCATCCTCGACAAGCTTTCCCACGCCTCCCTTGTCGATGCCTCACGGCTGTCCGGGGCCACCCTGCGGGTGTTCCCCCACAACGACATGGGAAAGCTCTCACGGCTGCTCTCCTCCATCCGCGCCAAATCCCCGCATGCCACCATCCTGGTGGTCACGGAGTCCGTCTTCAGCATGGACGGGGATCTGTGTCCGCTGCGTGAAATCGTCGATCTCACAGAGGCCCACGGCGCGCTCCTTTTCCTGGACGAAGCCCATGCCATCGGCGTGCTGGGCAATCATGGGATGGGACTGGCGGACGAGTTGGACCTCCAGGAGCGGATTGCCTTCCAGATGGGCACGCTCAGCAAGGCGGTCGGGCTTTCCGGCGGATACGTCGCGGCGTCGCGGGCGTGGATCGATCTGTTCATCAACCGCGCCCGCTCCTTCATCTTCTCCACCGCCCCCCCTCCCGCCGTGGCACATGCAGCAACGGCGTCACTGGAGTTGATCGATTCCCCGGAAGGTGCCGCGCTGCGGGAACGGCTGTTCTCAAACATCCGGTTCCTGAAAGACCACCCATCCCCGGTGATCCCCCACATTTTCGGGGGAAACCATGAGACGCTGGACGCCGCCGCTTCCTTGGAATCCTCCGGCTTTCTCGTCCCTGCGATCCGCTTTCCCACCGTCCCGCGCGGGACGGCCCGGCTGCGGGTCAGCATTTCCGCCAGCCACCCTCCTGCCGCTGTGACCGCACTGGCAGCCGCCATTTCCGCACTTGCAAATCCCGCAACCCGTTCCTAA
- a CDS encoding D-alanyl-D-alanine carboxypeptidase family protein: MSRSLCVRFSALACFAAFVTSCGGNPPPPLKHRELAGTAARENAAAAPSPAPVRVGAIPLTPPPPVVGESAIVVDVESGRVLYAKNADQRRAVASTQKIITALCVLDAGNLDKVVTISASDGACEPTKLGLKAGETYTRRELLKVLMVKSANDVGRALARDVGGSQEAFAAMMNRKCAALGMRNSHFKNPHGLTEPDQFSTARDMAIAASVAYRSPIIRSFAATKAFTFRFNDGRTRLLENTNKVLKTLPYCDGMKTGTTNASGRCLISSGSLNGRSVIAVVLKSNTPNIWSDSSKLLRWSLERPQS; this comes from the coding sequence ATGTCACGTTCGCTCTGCGTCCGATTTTCCGCGCTGGCCTGCTTCGCGGCCTTCGTCACTTCCTGCGGAGGCAATCCTCCTCCGCCCCTGAAACACCGGGAACTGGCCGGAACGGCAGCCCGCGAAAACGCCGCCGCCGCTCCTTCCCCCGCCCCTGTCCGGGTGGGAGCCATCCCCCTCACCCCTCCACCACCGGTCGTCGGTGAAAGCGCGATCGTGGTGGATGTGGAAAGCGGTCGTGTCCTCTACGCGAAAAACGCCGACCAGCGCCGGGCGGTGGCCAGCACCCAGAAGATCATCACCGCCCTCTGCGTCCTGGACGCGGGGAATCTCGACAAGGTGGTGACCATTTCCGCCTCCGATGGTGCGTGCGAACCCACCAAACTGGGGCTCAAAGCTGGCGAAACCTACACCCGCCGGGAGCTGTTGAAGGTCCTGATGGTGAAGAGCGCCAATGACGTCGGCCGTGCGCTCGCCCGCGACGTGGGAGGCAGCCAGGAGGCTTTCGCCGCGATGATGAACCGGAAGTGCGCCGCCCTGGGCATGCGCAACTCCCATTTCAAGAACCCGCACGGCCTCACCGAGCCGGACCAGTTCTCCACCGCCCGGGACATGGCCATCGCCGCCAGCGTCGCCTACCGCAGCCCCATCATCCGCTCCTTCGCCGCGACTAAGGCGTTCACGTTCCGTTTCAATGACGGCCGCACCCGCCTGCTTGAGAACACCAACAAGGTTCTCAAGACCCTGCCCTACTGCGATGGCATGAAAACCGGGACCACGAACGCCTCCGGGCGCTGCCTGATTTCATCCGGCTCGCTCAATGGCCGCTCGGTCATCGCCGTGGTGCTGAAGTCGAACACGCCCAACATCTGGTCGGACTCGAGCAAACTCCTCCGCTGGTCCCTGGAGCGCCCACAGTCCTGA
- a CDS encoding phosphodiester glycosidase family protein, with translation MHLRPMRAAALGVLCLCLIPVACTQAPPLPSAGPPSSAPTGIIRVPAKADETVNSPAPEPIHSPGQPLKVARTNLSGISFEGVAFDSRTHRLAVVDQPSDPGSRFPDAKAAAASRSGLAAFNAGFFTPEGSPLGKLVSAGTPAGSWNRSSLGSGLFQEDSSGVMSLTRRKGEATAGRRELLQAGPLLVENGGVVSGLDGAKPAVRMLIAWDGGSRWWIGRSSSCTLAELGAALRGGSPASWPVRIALNLDGGRSTDLWISSAVPGGPASFRPPWNRPVRNFLVLLPR, from the coding sequence ATGCACCTTCGCCCCATGCGCGCCGCGGCCCTCGGAGTCCTTTGCCTTTGTCTGATCCCGGTTGCCTGCACCCAGGCTCCCCCCCTCCCTTCCGCCGGACCACCGTCCTCCGCACCCACCGGAATCATCCGGGTTCCAGCCAAGGCGGACGAAACAGTCAACTCACCCGCCCCGGAGCCGATCCATTCCCCGGGGCAGCCGCTCAAGGTGGCCCGCACCAACCTCTCCGGGATCAGCTTTGAAGGCGTGGCCTTCGACAGCCGGACCCACCGGCTCGCAGTGGTGGACCAACCTTCCGACCCCGGAAGCCGCTTTCCCGATGCGAAAGCTGCCGCCGCATCCCGGAGCGGACTGGCCGCTTTCAATGCGGGATTCTTCACCCCGGAAGGTAGCCCGCTCGGGAAGCTCGTCTCCGCAGGTACACCCGCCGGATCGTGGAACCGTTCCTCGCTCGGCAGCGGCCTTTTTCAGGAAGATTCCTCCGGCGTCATGAGCCTGACCCGGAGAAAGGGTGAGGCCACGGCTGGCCGGAGGGAACTTCTGCAGGCCGGACCTCTGCTGGTGGAAAATGGCGGCGTGGTCTCCGGACTGGACGGGGCGAAACCCGCCGTGCGGATGCTCATCGCCTGGGATGGCGGCAGCCGCTGGTGGATCGGCAGGAGTTCGTCATGCACTCTCGCAGAGCTGGGCGCAGCGCTGCGTGGTGGCTCCCCTGCTTCCTGGCCGGTCCGGATAGCGCTCAACCTCGACGGCGGACGCTCCACCGATCTCTGGATCTCCTCCGCAGTTCCAGGAGGCCCTGCCAGCTTCCGCCCGCCGTGGAACCGCCCGGTGCGGAATTTCCTCGTCCTCTTACCCCGGTGA
- a CDS encoding metalloregulator ArsR/SmtB family transcription factor has protein sequence MPSTLKSLKLLADPTRLRILMLLEQEALSVAELQELLGMGQSRISTQLSQMKTGGLVSDERSGKNNIYSCTAGEDLMKVARVAASEIPEVSADQSALRHLLRKRKDKSRAYFDELAGRFGKDYVPGRSWKALAEAFIKILNYKVVADLGAGEGTLSQLLAQRAEKVIAVDLSPKMVEFGQQLAVQHGLSNLEFRVGDIENPPIDDGALDLAILSQALHHAEHPQTAVNAAFRILKPGGRLIILDLLQHNFEEARELYADRWLGFAESDLASMMEKAGFSRIETVVADREMVAPKFQTLLGIGVRPE, from the coding sequence ATGCCGTCAACGCTGAAATCCTTGAAGCTCCTGGCCGATCCCACCCGGTTGCGGATTCTGATGCTGTTGGAACAGGAGGCTCTCTCCGTGGCGGAACTCCAGGAACTGCTGGGCATGGGACAGAGCCGGATTTCCACCCAGCTTTCGCAAATGAAAACCGGCGGTCTGGTAAGCGACGAACGCAGCGGGAAAAACAACATTTACTCCTGCACCGCCGGGGAGGACCTGATGAAGGTGGCGCGGGTGGCCGCCTCTGAGATCCCCGAGGTTTCCGCGGATCAGTCCGCCCTCCGCCACCTGCTGCGGAAGCGGAAGGACAAGTCCCGTGCCTATTTCGATGAACTGGCAGGACGCTTCGGGAAAGATTACGTCCCCGGCCGCTCATGGAAGGCGCTGGCGGAGGCGTTCATCAAGATCCTCAACTACAAGGTGGTGGCCGACCTCGGAGCGGGCGAAGGCACGCTCTCCCAGCTCCTCGCGCAGAGGGCGGAGAAAGTCATCGCCGTGGACCTGTCGCCGAAGATGGTTGAGTTCGGCCAGCAACTGGCGGTCCAGCACGGCCTCTCCAACCTGGAGTTCCGCGTGGGTGACATCGAAAATCCGCCCATCGATGACGGCGCCCTCGACCTCGCCATCCTCAGCCAGGCCCTCCACCACGCGGAGCACCCGCAGACGGCGGTGAACGCCGCGTTCCGCATCCTGAAACCCGGCGGGCGGCTCATCATCCTGGATCTGCTCCAGCACAACTTCGAGGAGGCGCGGGAGCTGTATGCGGACCGCTGGCTGGGCTTCGCCGAAAGCGATCTCGCCTCCATGATGGAAAAGGCAGGCTTCAGCCGCATTGAGACGGTCGTGGCGGACCGGGAAATGGTGGCCCCGAAGTTCCAGACCCTGCTGGGCATCGGCGTCCGGCCCGAATGA